The Primulina eburnea isolate SZY01 unplaced genomic scaffold, ASM2296580v1 ctg739_ERROPOS11973397, whole genome shotgun sequence sequence AAGTGCCAAGAATGAAGAGTACGGATCTATTTCACATGCTTTGAACACCAGATACCCATCATACACCTCCTATTTTCACATACACAAAAAGAACATGCAGATAAACCAAGTTTAACGCCACAATGTGACAAACACGGAGACTAGGAACTTAAATATTGAACACGGAACAACGCCTTTTGTTTGAAATGAAACAGAACACCAGAAAACAacccaaaaacaaaaacaaaaaaaaaaaaaggagtaAAATTTGGACAAGTCCAGAaaggaaataactaaaaatacaCTATAGATTTCAAAATCAAGAAAGATTTAGACATATCACATACCTGCATCAACAGAGAGAGACCCCCGCAATAGAATTTCTTTAAAGTTTCACAGGAATTTCAAGAAAACACTGGGTTTCATATCACAGGCACAGAAGAAGATACTTGATGAAACTCGGAACTCGAAATTGAACCAAGAACGAGGGAAATGGAATAGACAAAAGGTAAAATAAAGTAAAAGGAGAGATCACGTGGTCGTCAGAGCTTCGCAGTGTGCCTAAAAGAGTCTTCGTGCTTTTTTCTTGCTGTCAGAGAAACTTGGAAATCTAACCATTGTCCCAACGTTCCACCAATTCCTcacttttcaaaaataattaaataagtcaaaaaattaattaattaattttcaaaGAACCACGTAATCGGGTGATgatcaaattaaattaatttgaaaaacGGTTCAATTTGACGATCGGATCCAAAaactattatattatataaaataaaattataatatcataaaaaatatattttaaatatgtatataaataataaaaaatataaattatctaagtttaaaatataaacatgagatgtacataaatatataaaaatatatatttatcaaaatttaaatataaataaatatatacatatattcaaAATTTCAGTTAtacttatatattttttaaaaacaaaacaatcaattaaataaactataTTATCATTAAATAATATGTTAAACGAAatccaaatttcaaataatcttgtatatatttaataaaatattaaatttaagatctaaaaattaatttttcaaaaaaaaataaaaactagaAAAATTGGTTTTTCGTTTCACATCCGGTTCCGTCGTTTTTTTATCGATTTTGATGGGTTTGACTGCTAAAAcagttttttaatatatttctgACAGAACCCTTAACCAGTTTTTGTTCGAACAGGTCGATTCGGTTATGAGAACTCTACatcaaaccaaaaaaaaattattatataataaataacaataaatttagaaaataaaatattttataatccTCTTTGTCCTCCTAAGAAGTTCCATTACATGGCATGACGAAGGCACACACATTGTTTGCAACCttttaaaacaattattttcgacttttaattttattaacttTGTAATCTaataatatatatgatattcTACATTACACTTTATATTCTCCActtttcactttttttttttttaaaatacacttTTCACTTAATTATATATAAACATAGAAAAATTATTGggctttaaaaaaattaatcgtaATATCTGACTTTTTAAGGAATTATGTTGAAAGATaacatatataatatgataCACATTCATATGTGTCATGAAAGCTAAATTTGTCTGTGATgacataattaatataataaaattagaATAAAgtcaaaattaaatatttttgcaGTCTTGGCATAATATAACAAATtaatcttttatatatataaaaagaatTAACATTTCATGAAATCTACGTGTCATATACTTTCCATGGAATCCATCTACTTGTTCCATTCATTATATTGtcctttaaattttataaatctgTTTTCATGAGAGGTGGTATTAAGAAAGggaatatgtcttttgtgagacggtttaaCGAATTTTTAACTGTGATacaggtcaatcctaccgacattcacaataaaaattaataatcttagcataaaaaataatattttttcatggataaccaaaataagatatctgtctcacaaaatacgactcgtgaacccgtctcacacaagttttcgcCTAGGTAAGATTATGTCTCATGAGCCTTCTATCAAATTAATGTCTCGATaagaattcaaaaaaaaaaatttattcgaATCTAGTACTTGACAAGTTTTGAGATCTGAATGTTTTGGATTTCGTTGAGTAGGGAGAAGATATTTCAAtaaatagtttatttaattattgaCGTTTTTCAAATACAAATTAAATTTAGATAAATCACGTCAATTTTTAAGTTTCGATTCGCCAACCAGCTTTTATTATTCTTAaatctttttatattaatgttttcaaaaaaacatctttttatattaattacttgaaatattgtcatttatttatttactacttaccATTAATTCCAAATTATCGTAACGAAAGAATTATTATTATACAATCAGAATTAAATACCATGGAATCCAATTATAGAATCTACATCTTTTACGTAATTCGATCATAGATTTCAAGATTGACCCTTGAAAATGATCAGAATTTTCCCTCACGTGCATACGCATGTCCagtcgatttttttttatatatatttatatataagtacacttcttaaaataattgaaaaacttaaaatataatTCATGATTTCTAATAAATTCTTTTTACATAAATTTAAGGagtctacaaaaaaaaaatctctcaTGACTCAGCCTCACATGTTTATATATGTGAGATGGATCGATCTGATCCATAAATATTCTGAATAACGATATTTTTGGTATAAAATTAAtccaataaaatcataaataattatatttttgctATTTTGGCATATAATAGTTTTGATTTCATTCAATCTCTTTCCCAATTCTCACATAATCCTGATAatcaacaaattatatatttcacGGAACCCAACTATAGAATTCATGTCAATTTCGTGTTTCAACCCATAAATTTCAAGATTGACGGTTGAAAATTATTAGAATCAAATTAACTATATAgcaatttcaaaattaaaacgaCATGATTTCGCATCATATCTATAATATATTTTGCGAATCATTTTATTAAAATGTTGACTTGTAGAAATTAAATATGTTCGTCTAGgagatttttatatatatatatatatataactccaCAAATTTCGATCTTTTTATATCTAAAAATAAgcaaaataattttcaaaatataagCTTATTGTTCTTGAAAATTAAACTAAAAGTAGCCATGGCCAAGAACGTGCTAGTAATTTTGTTTCTCGCTAGTTGCTTGGTCGGAGTTGCGCTATCTTCTCGTCCTCAAAACGCCAAATTCAATACCAACCAAGTGAGTCAACTTCCTATATCTCTAACGTTacgatatatatttttttcccagAAATTTATACGTACTTATACATCCAACTTAAACATCGGAAATGTCAAACATACAAATTAAATTCGAATGCAGGTTGGGAAGGATTGGTGTGTGGCACAAATAGGTGCTCCTGCTGATAAGCTGCAAGGATTCATAGACTATGCTTGTGGGATTAACGACTGTCTTGCTATCCAACCGGGTGCGCCATGTTTCGAACCCAACAACTTGGTTAGCCATGCGTCCTTTGCTCTGGACCTAGAGTATCGACGCGCCGGCTTGTGCAACAACGAAGTTGGCACTATAACTACAATCGATCCATGTATGTCTTCTTCCCCGTTTCTCTGTTTGAATATATGCATTTCATTGATAATCTGAAACGAACTTGCTTTTTGtgtgttatatatatatgtgcagCTCATGATGCTTGCCAATATCCAGTGAAGTGCAATGGGACCAATCAAGTTGACACAGCTGCTATATTGTAATAGTATAATGTTTTCTATTAATTAAGTAGCTTTGTGTTATTATAAACATAtggaaattaatttatatttctaaTTCAAATAATCTcgtgtttatttttttattttttcgtatacgtgtatatatatatatagcgtattatatataatacaaGAGGAATTCGGGCTATGCTTCTTAATTAGAAACCGAACAAATGTTTAGAATTTCAAATGGAAAATGGACCGACCGGTCTGACCGGGAAACGAGAACGGATCCGATCAAAACATgtgaatatgtgtgtgtgtgtatgatgAAACCAATTTGAAATCAAATTGGTTTCATCAATTTTTATTATCACAAGCAAATGAATAACTTTGTCAAGTATAAATCTTCCTTTGGGTCGATCAACACTCACATAAATATACTCATTTgcactttatttaaaaaaaaccttAATAATATCCTaatatctcaaaaaaaaaaaaattaaataacagCGGTCACTTTGGTGACATataattcaaatttaatttaattcgaaATATTAGATATTAATAGGTATATGAAATACAGTCCAAAATTTTAATCAATTACGGATTATTTTACTCAACATGAGTAAGCACAATGAATTTTAATAAATTCCAAGCAAAAATGAGTGCAGTTatcataataaataaaaatgtcaAAAGTCAAAACGGTTTCCACAAAATAAAAACGTGTCCATTGATATGCAATTCTCAAAATTCCCTTGTGGCAACCGTACCAACAAATCCAAACACATAtaacagatttttttttttaaaaaaaaaactaaattataacaaaattattattattttaaataataatcttGCCCTTACCGAATCCAATGCAAGTGAAAAAAAATGCAATCTTTCCATGAAAAGACAAACAGCACCGATTCAAGTATTTGGAggaacaaaaaaatttatttgtttcCACCGACTGTTCCCTTTAATAATTATGCATTGATTTACTTAATTTTGGAaagaaacaaataaaataatatttgtacACAATCACTGCACAAACCATGAATCAGATAAAATCTTTAATGTAAAATACCGAAATCATGTAAGAGAAAGATACAGATTCATCGATATTTACTCACCCAATAATCGACCAATCAACATAATTTTTGAAaggaaaggggaaagaaaaataattcaCCGATCCGAGAGTCATGATcgaatattataaattataatcataCACCGGTTGGAGTGAAATCGAAACAATTAACGAAGGCGAAATATTTCTTAAGAATTTGGAATAGAtggctctgatatcaattgatGAAACCAATTGGATTTCAAATCTGAAAATTCCATCAATTCTATCCAATTCtcaagaaacaacatatataatAATCATAATTGCGGAAGCGTACCGAAATCCATGACTTGTAGACGATTATTGGAAAATGATCTTCAATCTTGCAGTTTCTCTAAAAAACCAGAGAGTTCTGTTGATGGGAAACAGAACGATACGTTGTTCTGCAAAATTGGGACCATAACCCATTTTATAATTAAACAAACTTCACTATTTCTAATTTGGCCCTTCAACAAACCAGAAATATCATTTATGGTATCCACACTTAAATATCATGACATTTAAGTCCTCAAGTCAATTCTTATTCCAAAATAGACCACATAAGTTTATGACTTATTTAATTGATGACATGTAAACATTTATAATTACATTTATGGCCCCAAAATTCTAACAGTGTATATTAGGGCTGATGTGACGTTGATGGAGTGTTGATGAGCCACTGACGTGTATAGTCACTgataaaaaatgattaaaattgcaaaaaatcaaaaaatacATGATTGAAACTGAAATTTTATAAAACACAAGACCAAAATAGCAAAATGATAAaattacaaaacaaaaaatgcATTTTTCCCTTCATTAAATCATACACATTTTACAAATTTGTCACTACGAGTGTGTTGGCAGAGCTTATAAGCTCTCAAACTTAtaagttatttaaaaaaatttgtgcaCCCACAACTTATTTTTTAAGATCTTATTTGAATGTTTTTTAAAGACCAGATTATCttcatatattttataatatctcAAACATACTCTCAAGTAAATGGATTGTCCTACAGTCGTTCGATAATTACACTATACGTTCaagttgtttattcttggatgTAAAAGGTGTGTTAAATATCTAACGTCGACTGAATTAAATTTTTGATAGTTATATATATGGACTTGGATAACCACACTTCTTAAGTgggtgtattcaattcagagttttgatgacttttaatgacttttttaaatgatagacttttatggatttgataaatttttattgacttttatggaatctcacagatttataaacagatttatgtggatttatgtagacttttttgcaagatttttatagacttttgtagatttttttttttatagaattttataaattttgtacttaactataatatgtgagtttttattaatttatttgaacccataattaattgacatatataacatattcaatttgaaattatttttaatatttatattaataaataaatttacttatttaaaagttaaatcgtttaatccttacatgtatatatatgtgggtttatatgcatgtttgtaaattttttaaaatacatcaattgattaacatgtaattttatttttaaattgataatataaatgtaaaaataatattatttattattgtgtgaatataattttgtataaaaatatcatagcttacatattaattaaaaatacgaaaatgaatttaaaaaatcattgttgttacgaaactattcaattattaagaattaaacaacatttttttgatcatcttttattattattgaatattacattaatttgtataaatcataaattaaaaatcacaaaatcaattctataattcaaaatttccccgtgttattaaaataaaaaattattgaatgaacaatcagccaaaaaatgaaaaatttgaaaaagaaagatgaaaaaatatatagagatacacttcgaaaatttgagagagtaatagaaatagatgagaggagagaagatatgaagatatgtgatgtgaagcgacagagagagagttagaagttttaaaaatccattcaaatctttggggtgaaccaaatacaattttttacaatttgtagttgtaccttaggctttaatgtttgtatgtcaatgaattccatggagttattaaaagtccatggaaaatttgaatacctgtagacttttatagagtttataaaagtcaatgttgaatatcacttgactttttaaaactccatgaaagtatattttgaataccacaagacttctatagagtatacaaaagtcttgattgaatacctctagatttttaaaatctacaaaagtcattaaaagtcaataaatttcccATGTTGAATACACCCCCCTTACACAAGCGTTTGAGATTGAGTTAAATACAAATCTCAATTTTATCTGATATTGATCATTAATAACTTGTCTGGTCTGTTTATGTGCAACTTATGGTAGTTGCCATTATCCATAAGTCCTATGTATGGATTGCTTCAAGCACGCGCAACGGTTGTCTGAATTCAATGTTGAAGAGAAAGAGACCAGCGAGAGTATTTGCTACAATGACTTAGTCCATCGATATTTTCTTAAAAGtatattttatctttatttaaatataatctaaaaaaattatacaagCAAATAACACGTGCGTTGATGTACTAATATCTTAAAAGAGTCGATGTTGCTAATCGGggcctcaatataaaactatGGGGGCCAACAAAACCGGTCTTCAAAAAAATTTGAAGGAGttgagattattattatttataaatgtAATGATTAAAtgacaaatttttttatcacaCATTTTAAATCAATCCTGGATATGTTAATTTTATAGAAAAAGTATGGGTTAACAATATCGgctctttgatttatacaaggCAGCGGCCGCGGTTTATTTAAAGAGAGAGCGGGGTGATCAATCTCGGGCCGGTCAAAAAGTCAAAACCCTTCGCCTCGACCGCTTGAAAGCGAACCTCTGTTCGTTCGGAAAATGGCGACTCGTAGAATCAGCGGTTTGATCCTCCAGAAATCGTCGTTATCTGCGCGTTGGTTGTGTACAGTAAAGGAAACTACGAAGACTGTAAAGGAGAAGAAAAACCTTCTGTTCAACAGAGTTTCGAGGCTCACTCCATTCTCCAAAACCAGCGCGAATGACGTTCTTGACAAATGGGTGGAGGAAGGAAATCCCGTCAAGCGGTTCGATTTGGTAAACCTCATCGGTTATTGCCGGAATCGTAAAAAGTTTCACCTCGCTCTTCAGGTAATTTTTCTCGTTTCCAGTCGATGAGAATGCAATGTTTTGTGTTGATCTTATTAGAAAAATCGATGGCATTAGCATATGTATGGGGCTGATATATGGGCTTATCAGTAAGGGTCGATGTCCGATTCCTGAAGTTTTCCAACTTCATGTATGTGTGAGTGTCGACAAGTTCTTGTATCAGTTTGTGAGTGTCAATTAAGACATACGTCGTgatttttcttgaagaaaaaagaCGTGGATAGAAAATAGTCTATTTATTTCGCTTTTTATTTCACATATGTGAAAAAATTTATGGGTTTAACCAAGTGTTTGTAGCTGATTTCATTGAAGTATGGGCAATGTTGTTACCTCAGAACATTATGCTTGCTCCTACTGGTTGGGCTCGTGTCGTTCCTAACTCACAATAGCTCCTAAAAACTTTGCTTTCGTTTTGGACTGAGTTTTTTGTATTTTAGGCTCATTAAACCTAACAGGCCACACGAACTGAGCTTTTAATAAATTGGAGCGTGTACCCCCTTCCTTCTGGACTCTGGAGAACTCGATTTTTGCTGACTCGGTGGGAGTTGAGTTTATTTGCTCCTATTCAATCTCCAGTTCTTCTAAAGTCAGTCTCACTGATGGATCAACGAGCTGACCTGGTTCATAACTTAGTCGGTTAGCCCTGTAACTGCTTACCATAGCTTATCCGTATGCAGATATGCAGCAGGGTTCTTTGTTCAATTGTTCCTAATGTTTGTGCCTTTGAAGTGAATTTTACTGCCTTAGTGGGTCAATTTCACTATTTTACTTGTAATTTCTAGATGTGCTCTGACTTGCATTTTATTCTTTATAATGCTCATGTCAGTTGTTTGATTGGATGGAAAAAATGAATTTCGAAAGAAACAACGCTGATCTAGCTGTGCGTATCGACCTCCTCTACAAGACAAAAGATTTAGCTTCTGCAGAAAAATACTTCGATAGCCTCCAAGACTCGGAAAAAACTGAGAAAACCCTTGGAGCGATTCTTAGAAGTTTTTGCAATGAGAAAGCAATTGACAAGGCTTCAGAGACCTTTAAGAAGATGAAAGAGTCAAATTATGCGACTACTCTAAATTACAATAATATGCTTGCACTCTACCATAACATGGACCAGTCAGAGAAAGTCATCTCATTAGTAGAAGAAATGGAAGAGAAACATATTGCTGTTGATGTTTATACTTATAATTTATTGATTAACAGTTATGCTGCTATGAAAAATTTTGATGCTGTTGAAGAAGTAGTAGAGAAAATGAAAAGTAATAACGAGGAATTAAGTTTGTTTACATATGGAAACCTAGCTACCATATATGTCAATTGTGGGTTGTTCGAAAAGGCCAACCATTTTCTTGAAATGATGGAGAAAATGGATAATCAGGTGAATGAGTTTGGAGTTGGAGCTTCACGAACACGTATGAAGTTGTATTCTGAGATGAATGATTTATCAGGAGTTAAACGGGCATGGGAGTCTTTGAAGGCAACTCATGGGGGGCGCCCAAGTAATACTAGCTACCTTTCCATGGTTGTAGCTCTTTCCAAACTCGGGGATCAAGAAACCCTAGAGAATCTTTTTAGGGAGTGGGAAATGGGTTGTTCCCATTATGATTTCAGGTTACCGAATGTGTTGCTAAAGTTTTACCTTAGACGGGACATGATTGAAGAGGCCACAATGCTCTACGAAAATTTGCTTAGCAAAGGGATGGAACGTTATTTAAGCACATTGATCTTGTTTGCTACTCTATGCATAAAAAAGGGTCAGATAGATTTGGCTCTGAAGTATTTGGAGGCAGGTGTGGATAAAGCGAAGCAGAAGGAGAAGGAATTTCTTATATCAGAGGAAACAATTAAACTTTTTCTGGATTATTTTGAAGAGAATTGTGATGAAGACAGAGCTGAGAAGTTCGTCGACTGCATGAGGAAGATCGATCGCTTCGAATCTTCTGTAAGCGATTCCTTGCTTTCGAAGATCAGAGCTTCCAATAGGTCCATAGATGATATCTAAGAGTTTTTGGAGTTTATTTGACACATGCACTTATGTACTACTTGAACCAGGACCTGGAAAACCACTCGCTCTACTTGTAAGCAACTTGCTCTTTCGTTATTGGAAATACTAGAAAGcttcaaattatttagaattAAATGTATTGCTTTCTTTAATGCTTCTGAAGACATCTTTAACATAAATGTCGGTGGTAGTAATCATGAAAATCTATTGGACTAAAgaaatttaaattgaaaaaaaaggaaaatttccACACATGATTGACACAATGAAATAAGAACAAAAATTACTTTTCAACATGTTAAAATAGACGACAAAAACTATCAGCTCCAAAATGATGTTCACCCAATAaaacaaagaaaacaaaaatatacTGAAATATAAATATAGAGCTAAAAGTTACATTTTCCCTCATACCTACAAAACCCAAAACCCTTCGGCACATTTGTTCGTTCcagatttcatttgattttgAGGAAGTTCCTTATCGTTCCCCgtgtaattaattatatataaaaaaattcgtATATTTCCCAgtgtaattaaaaaaaaaaaactttttttaGACAAGAAATTCCTAAAAAACTCCTATATTTAatgacaaatattttttttagattaATGTTTTAACTTTCATTGACAAGGAGAAATAATTTTGAACCGTTGttatttcatgaaaaatattattttttatataattttttttacttttgatATATTTGACTCGTATAACATATAATACGTGGAGTGTAATAATCCCACcctaattttgtttttaaaaagaaTAGAGAGGAATCGTAGTGGTTAACCCCGGTATTCGAAGGGCATTAGAAATTAAAAATTCCACCCTTCGCCCGTTTGAAAGTCCAAACCTTGGGAGGAAAATGGCGACTGGCAGCGGTTTAATCCTCCGTAAATCGTCTTCAGCATTTGGTCGTTGGTTGTGCACAACAGCAAAGCCAGTGCAAACGGCGAAGAAGAGGAGCCTCGTGTTCCACAAAGTTTCGAGGCTCCCTCAATCCTCCAAAACCGCCATTGCAGACTTTCTTGACAACTGGGTTAGTCAAGGAAATTCCGTCGCGCGCTCTGATTTGACCAGTCTCGTTAGTTATTACCGAAATCGCAACAAGTATCACCTCGCTCTCCAGgtattttttctctctttttttttttcatttactGTAACTGCAATGTTTGTGTTGATCTGGTTGGAAATATGGATTATAAATGGGTTTTCACTTCTGTGGACTCAACCAAGTGTTTGTAGTATTTCGTTCCATTTGTTGTGCTGAGCTTCTAGGATTGCAAGCTCATAAATCATAACAGGCCATTCCGACCGAGCTTATGATAATTTGGAGCTCGTATGATTCCATTCCTTCTTGATAACTCAGTTTTTCCTGGCTCGGAGGGGGTTGAATTTGTGCTTTACGAGTAGACTCCTTCCTTATGCTTAACATTTGTGCTTTTTAGATAACGTTGATTCGGTTGGTTTATTTCCTTGCTGGTGATGGTTTCTCTGTTTGACACATGAATTTTGGATGTATTATCATGTCAGTTGTTTGATTGGATGGAAAAAAGCAAACTTGAAATAAAGAATTCTGATCAAGCGGTATGTATAGACATCCTCTACAAGACAAAGGGTTTAGCTTCAGCAGAAAAATACTTCAATAGCCTCCAAGACTCGGAAAAAACTCATAAAACCTTTGGAGCGATTCTTAACAGTTATTGCAATGCAAAAGCTTTTGATAAGGCTTTGGAAACCTTTGAGATGATGAAGGAGTCAAATTATGCAGTCACCCTGAATTACAACAATATGCTCACGCTCTACCATAAGATGGACCAGCCAGAGAAGGTAGTCTCATTAGTGCAAGAGATGGAGGTGAAACATATCGCTCTTAACATCTATACTTATAATTTATTGATCAACAGTTATGCTGCTCTAGAAAATTTTGAGGCTGCTGAAGAAGTTTTagagaaaatgaaaaataataatgtgGAATATAGTTTGTTTACATGTGGAAACCTAGCTACCATATACGTCAACCGTGGGTTGTTCGAAAGGGCCAATCATTTTCTCGAAATGATGGAGAAAATGGAGAATAGGGGGGATGAGTTTGGATTTGGATCTTTACGAACCCGTCTGAAGTTGTATTCTGATATGAACGATTTATCTGGAGTTAGACGGACGTGGGAGTCTTTGAAGTCTACTTATCGGACCCCCAATAACACCGGCTACCTTTTCATGCTTGTAGCTCTTTCCAAACTCGGGGATCAAGAAACCCTCGAGAAACTTTTTAAGGAGTGGGAAACAGGTTGTTCTGCTTATGATTTCCGGTTACCGAATGTGTTACTAAAGTTTTACCTTAGACGGGACATGATTGAAGAGGCCACGGCACTCTATGAAAAATTGGTTAACAAAGGGATGAATCCTAATTTAAGCACATTTACCTTACTTGTCAATCTATCCATAAAAAAGGGTCAAGTTGATTCGGCCCTGAAATATTTGGCGACAGGTGTTGATAAAGCGAAACAGAAGAAGAGGGAATTTCTTATATCAGAGGAAACGATTAAACTTATTCTGAATTATTTCGAGGAGAATCGTGATGAAGATGGAGCTGAGAAGTTTATTGACAGCATGAGGAAGATCGATGGCCTCAAATCTTCGGTATGCGATTCCTTGATTTCAAAGATCAGAGCATCCAATAGGGCCATTGATAGCTAAGAGTTTCCACTAATGTGCTTCTGGAATCAGAACCTGAAAAACCATTTTGCTCTACTTGTGAGCAACTTGCCCTTTCATTAGTGACAAACAATAGAtaagatttaaattatttagaATCAGTTGTACAATGTGTTCTACATTGTGCTtacttgaaaatccaacactCTTGTCTCGAGATTGATTTGACTTAGACTTTAGagttaaaatcaaaattttcgagTTAGGGGTCAGTTCTTGCTTGAGCGTGTTTGCAAACTTAGCTAAGTTTGATTTCAGTTTGCTAAGTTTGATTTCCACTGTCCACATAAtcgttattttatttatttgtattttcTAAATTTACTTTCAAAAACTAATTTGGAATACATAATAAATTGTTTTCATGACTTCTAACCCAAATTATCCGTGCAAAGCCCAATAATAAATTGCTTCTACAAACccgtaatatatatatatatatatatatatatatatatatatatatatatatatatatatatatatatatatatagatgaacGCTTTGGATGACGACGTGCGattaatgtacgccgttaatgtC is a genomic window containing:
- the LOC140822071 gene encoding pentatricopeptide repeat-containing protein At4g01990, mitochondrial-like; the protein is MATGSGLILRKSSSAFGRWLCTTAKPVQTAKKRSLVFHKVSRLPQSSKTAIADFLDNWVSQGNSVARSDLTSLVSYYRNRNKYHLALQLFDWMEKSKLEIKNSDQAVCIDILYKTKGLASAEKYFNSLQDSEKTHKTFGAILNSYCNAKAFDKALETFEMMKESNYAVTLNYNNMLTLYHKMDQPEKVVSLVQEMEVKHIALNIYTYNLLINSYAALENFEAAEEVLEKMKNNNVEYSLFTCGNLATIYVNRGLFERANHFLEMMEKMENRGDEFGFGSLRTRLKLYSDMNDLSGVRRTWESLKSTYRTPNNTGYLFMLVALSKLGDQETLEKLFKEWETGCSAYDFRLPNVLLKFYLRRDMIEEATALYEKLVNKGMNPNLSTFTLLVNLSIKKGQVDSALKYLATGVDKAKQKKREFLISEETIKLILNYFEENRDEDGAEKFIDSMRKIDGLKSSVCDSLISKIRASNRAIDS
- the LOC140821987 gene encoding pentatricopeptide repeat-containing protein At1g02370, mitochondrial-like, with the translated sequence MATRRISGLILQKSSLSARWLCTVKETTKTVKEKKNLLFNRVSRLTPFSKTSANDVLDKWVEEGNPVKRFDLVNLIGYCRNRKKFHLALQLFDWMEKMNFERNNADLAVRIDLLYKTKDLASAEKYFDSLQDSEKTEKTLGAILRSFCNEKAIDKASETFKKMKESNYATTLNYNNMLALYHNMDQSEKVISLVEEMEEKHIAVDVYTYNLLINSYAAMKNFDAVEEVVEKMKSNNEELSLFTYGNLATIYVNCGLFEKANHFLEMMEKMDNQVNEFGVGASRTRMKLYSEMNDLSGVKRAWESLKATHGGRPSNTSYLSMVVALSKLGDQETLENLFREWEMGCSHYDFRLPNVLLKFYLRRDMIEEATMLYENLLSKGMERYLSTLILFATLCIKKGQIDLALKYLEAGVDKAKQKEKEFLISEETIKLFLDYFEENCDEDRAEKFVDCMRKIDRFESSVSDSLLSKIRASNRSIDDI
- the LOC140821711 gene encoding glucan endo-1,3-beta-glucosidase 7-like, with the protein product MAKNVLVILFLASCLVGVALSSRPQNAKFNTNQVGKDWCVAQIGAPADKLQGFIDYACGINDCLAIQPGAPCFEPNNLVSHASFALDLEYRRAGLCNNEVGTITTIDPSHDACQYPVKCNGTNQVDTAAIL